In Flavobacterium cerinum, one genomic interval encodes:
- a CDS encoding PaaI family thioesterase: MSFDKEKVLQLCNHLSKNTLMQTLEIEYIDAGEDFLVAKMPVNPRVHQPMGLLHGGASVALAESVGSAASIMFVNPEKQEVRGIEISANHLKSKREGIVYGTARIIHKGRSLHLWEIRITDEEGNLISLCKLTNMVLPKRES, encoded by the coding sequence ATGTCATTTGATAAAGAAAAAGTACTGCAGCTTTGCAATCATTTGTCGAAGAACACATTGATGCAAACCTTAGAAATTGAATATATAGATGCCGGAGAAGATTTTTTAGTCGCTAAAATGCCGGTTAATCCGAGAGTACATCAACCAATGGGATTATTGCATGGCGGAGCTTCGGTAGCCCTTGCAGAAAGTGTAGGAAGTGCCGCTTCGATTATGTTTGTAAACCCGGAAAAACAAGAGGTTAGAGGTATTGAAATTTCGGCCAATCACCTGAAAAGTAAAAGAGAAGGAATCGTTTATGGAACCGCCCGGATCATCCATAAAGGAAGAAGTCTGCATTTGTGGGAAATCAGAATCACAGATGAAGAAGGTAATCTTATTTCGCTTTGTAAACTCACCAATATGGTTTTACCAAAAAGAGAATCATGA
- the bshB1 gene encoding bacillithiol biosynthesis deacetylase BshB1 produces MKLDILAFGAHPDDVELGCGATLAKEISLGKKVGIVDLTRGELGTRGSAEIRDEEARKAAEILGVTVRENLKFRDGFFVNDETHQLEIIKMIRKYRPEIVLCNAIDDRHIDHGKGSKLVSDACFLSGLRRIETEVEGVLQEAWRPKVVYHYIQWKNITPDFVVDVTGFIDKKVAAILAYGSQFYEPNSSEPTTPIATKNFLDSLHYRSQDLGRLIGTDYAEGFTAERYLAVSSLENLM; encoded by the coding sequence ATGAAATTAGATATATTGGCTTTCGGAGCCCACCCGGATGATGTAGAGTTGGGATGTGGTGCTACCCTGGCAAAAGAAATAAGTTTAGGAAAAAAAGTCGGAATTGTTGATTTGACCCGAGGAGAATTAGGAACGCGGGGTTCTGCTGAAATCCGGGATGAAGAAGCGCGTAAAGCAGCGGAGATATTAGGCGTTACGGTACGGGAAAATCTGAAGTTCCGTGATGGCTTTTTTGTAAATGATGAGACACATCAGTTAGAGATTATCAAAATGATCCGAAAATACCGCCCGGAAATTGTATTGTGTAACGCTATTGATGACCGACATATTGATCATGGAAAAGGGAGTAAATTGGTTTCCGATGCGTGTTTCCTTTCCGGATTACGACGTATTGAAACGGAAGTAGAAGGAGTGTTACAGGAAGCCTGGCGTCCTAAAGTGGTGTATCATTACATTCAATGGAAAAACATTACACCGGATTTTGTTGTGGATGTAACCGGATTTATTGATAAAAAAGTAGCAGCTATTTTGGCCTACGGATCGCAATTTTATGAGCCGAATTCAAGCGAACCGACAACACCGATTGCTACTAAAAACTTTTTAGACAGCCTGCATTATCGCTCGCAGGACCTGGGAAGACTAATCGGAACGGATTATGCGGAAGGATTTACAGCGGAAAGATATTTGGCTGTCAGTAGTTTAGAAAATTTGATGTAA
- a CDS encoding isochorismate synthase — translation MTDLFLKVKVHQGQNLPFVIYSKPGSDEIIGLFQMNDHVYLAEHFTETGFIMAPFEGENYVLIPEEHAEIITEKFERPAVSEETEISGEYDDSAKQHFEELVEKGVAAIRSGYFKKVVLSRKEKVAGTSKDVEHLFPRLLANYPNAFKYCFYHPKVGMWMGATPEQLLKVKDYQMQTVALAGTQLYEGTENVHWEAKEIEEQHFVTEFILENLKNRVSEEIVSSPYTARAGNLLHIKTDIAAKLNDKESLKQVLEILHPTPAVCGLPKNLAKDFILENEGYDREFYSGFLGELNKNFSTGRSEHSDLYVNLRCMKIKKENIHLYIGCGVTKDSDPEKEFFETLNKSMTMKKILV, via the coding sequence ATGACCGATTTATTCCTGAAAGTAAAAGTGCACCAGGGGCAAAATTTGCCGTTTGTAATTTATTCAAAACCTGGTTCTGACGAAATTATTGGTTTGTTCCAGATGAATGATCATGTATATCTGGCTGAGCATTTTACGGAAACAGGCTTTATAATGGCTCCGTTTGAAGGGGAAAACTATGTGTTGATTCCGGAAGAACATGCTGAGATTATAACAGAAAAGTTTGAAAGACCGGCTGTTTCGGAAGAAACTGAAATTTCCGGGGAATATGATGATTCGGCAAAACAACATTTTGAAGAATTAGTCGAGAAAGGGGTAGCCGCTATACGATCAGGATATTTTAAAAAAGTGGTCTTGTCTCGCAAAGAAAAAGTAGCCGGAACATCCAAAGATGTGGAACATTTATTTCCGAGATTACTGGCTAATTATCCGAATGCCTTCAAGTATTGTTTCTATCATCCCAAAGTAGGAATGTGGATGGGGGCAACACCCGAGCAATTGCTGAAAGTTAAGGATTACCAGATGCAAACCGTTGCCCTTGCGGGAACACAGCTATATGAAGGAACCGAAAACGTACATTGGGAAGCAAAGGAGATTGAAGAGCAGCATTTTGTAACCGAATTTATTCTGGAAAATTTAAAAAACCGGGTTTCAGAAGAAATTGTATCCAGTCCGTATACAGCTAGAGCCGGGAATTTATTGCATATTAAAACGGATATTGCAGCAAAGTTAAACGATAAGGAAAGTCTGAAGCAGGTGCTGGAAATTTTACATCCGACACCGGCTGTTTGCGGATTGCCTAAAAATCTGGCCAAAGATTTTATATTGGAAAACGAAGGCTATGACCGGGAGTTTTACTCCGGATTTCTGGGCGAACTCAATAAGAATTTTTCAACCGGCAGAAGTGAGCATTCCGATTTATACGTAAACCTGCGTTGTATGAAAATTAAAAAAGAAAACATTCATCTTTATATTGGTTGTGGCGTTACGAAAGATAGTGATCCGGAAAAAGAGTTTTTCGAAACACTGAATAAATCCATGACGATGAAAAAGATATTAGTATAG